One segment of Nothobranchius furzeri strain GRZ-AD chromosome 13, NfurGRZ-RIMD1, whole genome shotgun sequence DNA contains the following:
- the mlnr gene encoding growth hormone secretagogue receptor type 1, producing the protein MSWARPEVDLHAGEAEATNPYSLDDHHFEGSLFPTSTLIPITIICILIFIVGVTGNTMTILIIQHFKDMKTPTNLYLSSMAVSDLIIFLCLPFDLYRLWKYVPWLFGEAVCRFYHYIFEGCTSATILHITALSIERYLAISFPLRSKAMVTRRRVQYIILALWGFALVSAAPTLFLVGVEYDNETHPDFNTGQCKHTSYAISSGQLHIMLWVSTTYFFCPMLCLAFLYGSIGCKLWKSKNDLQGQSSLARERSHRQTVKILVVVVLAFIICWLPYHIGRNLFAQVDDYETAMLSQDFNMASMVLCYLSASINPVVYNLMSRKYRAAAKRLFLLHQRPRQVRHGQKQLCVTDPVSNLNESLTGV; encoded by the exons ATGTCCTGGGCCAGACCTGAGGTGGACCTGCATGCTGGTGAAGCAGAGGCAACGAACCCCTACAGCCTTGATGACCACCACTTTGAGGGTTCCCTGTTCCCCACCTCCACCCTCATCCCCATCACAATCATCTGCATCCTCATCTTCATCGTCGGGGTGACGGGCAACACCATGACGATCCTCATCATCCAGCACTTCAAGGACATGAAGACCCCCACTAACCTGTACCTATCCAGCATGGCTGTTTCTGACCTGATCATTTTCCTGTGCTTGCCCTTTGACCTTTACCGCCTATGGAAGTACGTGCCCTGGCTTTTTGGGGAGGCGGTGTGCCGCTTCTACcactacatctttgagggctgcaCCTCTGCCACCATCCTCCACATCACCGCTCTGAGCATTGAGCGTTACCTGGCCATCAGCTTCCCCCTCAGAAGCAAGGCGATGGTGACCCGGCGCAGGGTCCAGTACATCATCCTGGCCCTGTGGGGCTTCGCCCTGGTGTCTGCAGCCCCCACACTCTTCCTGGTGGGGGTGGAGTATGACAACGAAACACACCCCGACTTCAACACGGGGCAGTGCAAGCACACCAGCTACGCCATCAGCTCCGGGCAGCTGCACATCATGCTCTGGGTGTCCACCACCTACTTCTTCTGCCCGATGCTCTGCCTCGCTTTCCTGTACGGCTCCATTGGCTGCAAGCTGTGGAAAAGTAAAAACGACCTGCAAGGCCAGAGCTCTCTGGCCCGTGAGCGCTCGCACAGACAAACGGTGAAAATCCTGG TGGTGGTGGTGCTGGCCTTCATCATCTGCTGGCTTCCCTACCACATCGGCAGAAACCTCTTCGCCCAGGTGGACGACTATGAGACGGCCATGCTCAGCCAGGACTTCAACATGGCCTCCATGGTGCTCTGCTACCTCAGCGCCTCCATCAACCCGGTGGTGTACAACCTCATGTCCCGCAAGTACCGGGCTGCCGCCAAACGCCTCTTCCTTCTTCACCAGCGGCCCCGACAGGTCCGCCACGGCCAGAAGCAGCTCTGTGTGACGGATCCGGTCTCAAACCTGAATGAAAGCCTGACTGGGGTCtga